A window of the Cuculus canorus isolate bCucCan1 chromosome 3, bCucCan1.pri, whole genome shotgun sequence genome harbors these coding sequences:
- the GTPBP2 gene encoding GTP-binding protein 2 — MITFIDLAGHHKYLKTTIFGLTSYCPDFAMLVVSANTGIAGTTREHLGLAMALKVPFFIVISKVDLCSKATVERTVKQLERILKQPGCNKLPLLVNSDDDAVTAAQQFAQSPNITPIFTLSSVSGENLDLLKVFLNILPPLTNSKEQEELMQQLTEFQVDEIYTVPEVGTVVGGTLSSGICREGENLVVGPTDDGKFLRLKVCSIQRNRSACRVLRAGQAATLALGPFDRSLLRKGMVMVSPEMNPTICSVFEAEIVLLFHATTFRKGFQVTVHVGNVRQTAIVEKIHGKDKLRTGEKAVVRFRFIKHPEYLKIGAKLLFREGVTKGIGHVTDLQAITTKENGLEESLGPGQLSF; from the exons ATGATAACTTTCATTGACCTGGCTGGCCACCACAAGTATCTGAAAACAACCATCTTTGGCCTCACCAGCTACTGCCCAGACTTTGCTATGCTGGTGGTCAGCGCCAACACTGGCATTG CAGGCACAACGCGAGAGCACTTGGGCTTGGCCATGGCCCTCAAGGTCCCCTTCTTCATTGTAATCAGCAAAGTTGACTTGTGCTCAAAAGCCACTGTGGAACGGACAGTGAAGCAGCTGGAGCGAATCCTGAAGCAGCCAGGTTGCAACAAGCTCCCCCTGCTTGTGAACTCAGATGATGATGCTGttacagcagcacagcagtttGCACAGTCTCCCAA CATCACCCCAATCTTCACACTGTCCAGTGTTTCTGGGGAGAACCTAGATCTCTTAAAAGTTTTCCTCAACATCCTCCCTCCACTGACCAACAGTAAAGAGCAGGAAGAACTAATGCAGCAACTCACAGAGTTTCAG GTTGATGAAATCTATACTGTGCCAGAAGTGGGGACTGTTGTGGGCGGAACTCTGTCAAG TGGGATCTGCCGAGAAGGGGAGAACCTGGTGGTGGGTCCCACTGACGATGGGAAGTTCCTTCGGCTGAAAGTGTGCAGTATACAACGCAACCGCTCAGCTTGTCGTGTGCTACGGGCTGGGCAAGCAGCCACACTGGCCCTTGGACCTTTCGACCGCTCCCTGCTGCGCAAG GGCATGGTCATGGTGAGCCCAGAAATGAATCCCACTATCTGCTCAGTGTTTGAAGCCGAGATTGTGCTGTTGTTCCATGCCACAACTTTCCGGAAGGGGTTTCAAGTGACAGTGCATGTGGGGAATGTGCGACAGACTGCTATCGTAGAGAAGATCCATGGAAAG GACAAGCTGCGGACGGGAGAGAAGGCAGTTGTCCGTTTCAGGTTCATCAAGCATCCTGAATACTTGAAGATTGGAGCCAAGCTGCTTTTCCGTGAAGGAGTCACCAAAGGCATCGGGCATGTCACTGACCTCCAAGCCATCACCACCAAGGAAAACGGCCTGGAGGAGTCCTTGGGACCTGGACAGCTAAGCTTCTGA